The following proteins come from a genomic window of Henningerozyma blattae CBS 6284 chromosome 4, complete genome:
- the TBLA0D01940 gene encoding uncharacterized protein — protein sequence MRRYNDLTMINNTELSGLDFSIATCARQLPDEYNNQDISHSVITKSVLKREHYGVGSYFTNRSQYCSYLFLCFTDKLKIYKSGKLVNFIEFASSRCIYYVGHNKGDFIFHTCFFSDGEIVIYYYRFNDQNNDCIDFFTVRKKTKSFKYKRNMRFISERLDNLLCINIDYTNTLHINLSDVIEKGILEVVPFLPDISTRWLHFGYLKHRKVKEQQLSSIDTLFIFNIDSYDNKLNLDVLERQKDGSFDLLNIKSYNIFTTYPSKLLYGSLPKDDIVFCVSRVYTCIFHNHSLFQYKNNWQYTDASKIDFKKCHLQGESLYMSIWLDNGTYYETTLTRDFGSIKQLKWKIAKSHLMGLFDNDHRVTKVFAYTKKMCIFADYFIVKYYSFKSRKVPNHSGVILTAYEKKTYTTFCWINYLPRMIKHNTKPICPVENFKFVIKGGFFNSTSTGFLEKHSFKPYPILKNERLTNFNKNDIIYDIIVTDTGIKPQTIDVNSPSLLKRLTTLHCFTKFGKYLPLEEEPTLISITEIISNSNDRQYFGFIFAPFQMGNDDIPITDLRVKINSYTSTNKEETIIELITFDSINRSQFGKNLRYKDIIAITGFQLKEKDSFGIILHTKTKSYLFNVGFEDAYLESTFSMYNKYINSDFSPIDVQLQFTSNFYPQIIYMNAEGDIYFQYMNNNSIFECHIKSKFREPFKSLRVSENNFMVYYNYKETIFISIATQQYFHIDLAYEPLIMRYSADKINGGKWLHILDTCNVLHSYVMQLESTSTFDTSLTAYKIIKNVPIQMEYIESIDKFIILNQNSQTRHVYLQIYDYQLNLTDSFEIHKLCEHSNFTYVSWNISHYIFLNCVENGKLSIIRIFELNYRGRLKGTRKIVENNNFLVSTISFSKYDKLLYLFGNNMAAYSFKIDHESNYGDITSIKKVQITSNAYDPKMGLPIASYESIEGNRKIRVLYNNGDYMDYKLENNHLNKYQPQNPSLYKRERGPEGFQHLHATTILSSQQKIFTDSLEKSGSFFNYMNKDTNYYTCLLYSDHYVQVINEETQAAIKLHGESYVTEMTDIPSTFLNSICFVTP from the coding sequence atgagaAGATATAACGATCTTACCATGATAAATAACACAGAGCTTTCAGGATTAGACTTTAGTATCGCAACCTGCGCTAGGCAACTACCAGATGAATACAACAACCAGGATATTAGCCATAGTGTGATTACAAAATCAGTTCTCAAAAGAGAACATTATGGAGTAGGATCTTACTTCACTAATAGGTCACAATATTGCagttatttatttttatgttTTACTGACaaactaaaaatatataaatctGGTAAACTGGtgaattttattgaattcGCTTCTAGCAGATGCATATATTATGTAGGCCATAACAAAGGTGATTTCATATTCCACACTTGTTTCTTCTCTGATGGGGAAAttgtaatatattattatcgtTTTAATGATCAAAATAATGACtgtattgatttttttacGGTTAGAAAGAAAACTAAAAgctttaaatataaacGAAATATGAGGTTTATTTCTGAAAgattagataatttattatgtattaatattgattatACAAATACTTTACATATTAATCTTTCAGATGTAATAGAGAAGGGAATACTTGAAGTGGTTCCATTTTTACCAGATATTAGTACGAGATGGCTTCATTTTGGATATTTAAAGCATAGAAAAGTAAAGGAACAACAATTATCTTCGATAGACACTTTatttatcttcaatatcGATTcttatgataataaattaaatcttgATGTCTTGGAGAGGCAAAAAGATGGAAGCTTtgatcttttaaatatcaaatCATACAATATATTTACCACTTATCCATCAAAACTACTCTATGGTTCTTTACCAAAGGATGATATAGTATTTTGCGTATCTCGAGTATACACCTGTATATTTCATAACCATTCGTTATTTCAGTATAAAAATAACTGGCAATATACTGATGCATCCAAAATcgattttaaaaaatgtcaTCTGCAAGGCGAGTCCTTATATATGTCTATTTGGTTAGATAATGGAACATATTACGAAACAACCTTAACGAGAGACTTTGGGAGTATTAAACAACTAAAATGGAAGATAGCCAAGTCACATTTAATGGGATTGTTCGACAATGATCATCGAGTTACCAAGGTATTTGCTTATACCAAAAAGATGTGTATTTTTGCtgattattttattgttaagtattattcatttaaaagTAGAAAAGTCCCAAACCACTCAGGTGTAATATTAACTGCATAtgagaaaaaaacataCACAACTTTTTGCTGGATAAATTATCTCCCCAGGATGATAAAACACAACACAAAGCCTATATGCCCTGTAGAAAACTTCAAATTTGTTATAAAAGGAGgcttttttaattcaactTCAACTGGTTTCCTTGAAAAGCATTCTTTTAAACCTTATCCCATTCTTAAAAATGAGCGTCttacaaattttaataaaaatgacaTAATATATGACATTATTGTGACAGATACTGGCATTAAACCACAAACTATTGACGTAAATAGTCCTTCTCTTCTTAAGCGGTTAACTACTCTGCATTGCTTTACAAAATTCGGCAAATATTTACCTCTTGAAGAGGAACCAACTTTAATTTCTATTACAGAGATAATCTCAAATTCTAATGACAGACAATATTTTGGATTTATTTTTGCACCTTTCCAAATGGGAAACGATGACATACCTATAACTGATTTACGtgttaaaattaattcatatACATCTactaataaagaagaaacgataattgaattaataacCTTTGATAGTATAAATCGAAGccaatttggaaaaaacCTGCGATATAAAGATATAATTGCAATCACAGGTTTTCAGTTAAAAGAAAAGGATTCTTTTGGAATAATACTTCATACTAAGACAAAATCATATCTTTTCAATGTTGGATTTGAAGATGCATACTTAGAATCTACCTTTTCTATGtataataaatacataAATTCCGATTTTTCTCCAATAGATGTACAACTCCAATTTACTTCAAACTTTTATcctcaaataatatatatgaaCGCAGAGGgtgatatatattttcaatatatgaataataactcaatatttgaatgccatataaaatcaaaatttagaGAGCCCTTTAAATCACTTCGAGTTTCAGAGAATAATTTCATggtttattataattataaagaaACTATATTTATTAGCATTGCTACTCAACAGTATTTTCATATTGACCTAGCATATGAACCGTTAATAATGAGATATAGTGCTGATAAGATAAATGGGGGAAAATGGCTTCACATTTTAGATACTTGTAATGTGCTTCACTCATACGTGATGCAATTAGAAAGTACCTCAACCTTTGATACTTCACTTACCGCATATaagattataaaaaatgtcCCAATTCAAATGGAATATATTGAATCTATCGATaagtttataattttaaatcaaaatagcCAAACCAGGCATGTATATCTTCAGATTTATGACTATCAGTTAAATTTAACTGATTCATTTGAAATTCACAAATTATGTGAACATTCTAACTTTACATATGTGAGCTGGAACATATCTCATTACATTTTCTTGAATTGTGTTGAGAATGgtaaattatcaataataagaatatttgaaCTAAATTATAGAGGGAGATTGAAAGGTACCAGAAAAATagttgaaaataataattttttagtttcAACTATATCGTTTAGTAAGTACGATAAATTACTATATCTATTTGGCAATAATATGGCTGCTTATTCCTTTAAAATAGACCATGAGTCTAATTATGGAGATATTACAAGTATTAAAAAGGTTCAAATTACTTCAAATGCGTATGATCCAAAGATGGGGTTGCCAATAGCCAGCTATGAAAGCATTGAAGGAAATCGAAAAATACGAGTGCTCTATAATAATGGAGATTATATGGACTATAAACTTGAGAATAACCATCTCAATAAGTATCAACCCCAAAACCCTAGCTTATACAAAAGAGAGAGAGGGCCTGAAGGATTTCAGCATCTGCATGCAACAACTATACTTTCTTCtcaacaaaaaatatttactgATTCCCTTGAAAAAAGtggttctttttttaactatATGAATAAAGACACTAATTATTACACATGCTTGCTTTATTCAGATCATTATGTCCAAGTAATTAACGAAGAAACACAGGCTGCTATCAAGCTGCATGGGGAAAGTTATGTAACTGAAATGACTGATATACCCAGTACTTTTTTGAATAGCATTTGTTTTGTTACACCTTAA
- the RAD26 gene encoding DNA-dependent ATPase RAD26 (similar to Saccharomyces cerevisiae RAD26 (YJR035W); ancestral locus Anc_1.459) yields the protein MSYFNEEIDDELNSLDVDALSQNNLENQITSNAQYLLNSQLLENEESRLQRSANLLNKLLSKKRSLLKKLEITNRISIKQKLKEQISVIESVEIPPVLKDIKDIKKRISDISNENKNSSQTIKSQDIVSSNLDKIKGNRNPGETEKDYLIRTGQITAFGTKSEFVLEDDSIYTEENVSHENIPIGQYIKKEQLVDIASPAQDIKANDYNALPIENETEDLSPVILDSTPAAPNVIDVKNESSEEDNLRYHNSQDEYKPSEDERIPSDNDESYSSDKSEGRTERQDFYQDEDSYDELDIEEHISKKDRKSKTKASNAIDDGDEIVYQKRLNHWIKKRSENRKVDNNSRLEEYQKPHPDFKGAKLNDTFKIPGEIFSSLFNYQKTCVQWLHELYQQKCGGIIGDEMGLGKTIQIIAFLASLHHSNLLNGPIIIVCPATVMKQWCAEIHKWWPPFRTIILHSIGAGMLINKKKMSEEEMENIIINSNPNEFTYEDFRNSSKIKTETETKSAIDTLVEKVINDGHIIITTYVGLRIHAESLLKVNWDYAILDEGHKIRNPDSEISLTCKKIKTYNRIILSGTPIQNNLNELWSLFDFIYPGKLGTLPVFQQQFVGPINVGGYANATNIQVQTGYKCAIALRNLISPYLLRRVKADVAKDLPKKKEMVLFCKLTEYQRKKYIEFLNSRELEQIKRGKRQVLFGIDILRKICNHPDILDCKEEEKRQSIQYGDPKRSGKMQVVQTTTSFVEEKNYKTLLFTQSRQMLDILEEFISYKDKDLQGIKYLRMDGTTSISIRQTLVDKFNNDNDRDDNIDLFLLTTRVGGLGVNLIGANRIIIFDPDWNPSTDLQARERAWRIGQKREVSIYRLMINGTIEEKIYHRQIFKQFLTNKILLNDIKQKRFFKMHELHDLFTLGGENGYVTEEMEAEVRKNTNKILTDNDVTSNNDKKESDDFAEVAKFAGVSKLEGFYNGKEQEDEKTNEDDRLIKGLIGDKNQLISEDQIIDSHNKPIRLINKEAEKNAEDAMNALKRSRKMRKKYKIGVPTWTGKFGQAGKTLKKRKTLVNKNGKNKSIGSMEILANIRESQNRNVDITVEPETNTNTRETKLIEDNKEIIVAIENFLRNQPNQFSTSNAIIQNIKGIRFDQKEDVIRIRALLKKVARFDKIRKGWVLDNDLHEEFE from the coding sequence ATGAGTTATTTCAATGAGGAGATTGATGATGAGTTAAATAGTTTGGATGTTGATGCCTTAtcacaaaataatttagaaaaccAGATTACAAGTAATGCACAATATCTACTTAATTCTCAActattagaaaatgaagaaagcCGACTGCAGAGATCTGCTAATTTGCTTAATAAACTTTTGAGTAAAAAAAGGTctctattaaaaaaactaGAAATAACTAATagaatttcaattaaacaaaaattaaaagaacaaATCTCAGTTATTGAATCAGTTGAAATCCCACCtgttttaaaagatattaaggatattaagaaaagaatTAGTGATATTtccaatgaaaataaaaattcttccCAGACTATAAAATCTCAGGATATTGTGTCCAGtaatttagataaaatCAAAGGAAATAGAAATCCTGGTGAAACTGAGAAGGATTATTTGATCAGAACCGGCCAAATTACGGCATTTGGAACTAAAAGTGAGTTTGTTTTAGAAGATGATAGTATATATACAGAAGAAAATGTCTCTCATGAAAACATACCAATTGGTCagtatattaaaaaagaacaGTTAGTAGATATTGCATCTCCAGCACAAGATATTAAAGCTAATGATTATAATGCGTTAccaatagaaaatgaaacaGAGGATTTATCACCGGTGATCTTAGATTCTACACCAGCCGCCCCCAATGTTATTGACGTCAAAAATGAAAGCTCTGAAGAGGATAATTTAAGATATCATAATAGTCAAGATGAATACAAACCTTCTGAGGATGAGAGAATACCGagtgataatgatgaatcGTATAGTTCAGACAAATCTGAAGGCAGAACAGAAAGACAGGATTTTTATCAAGATGAGGATTCatatgatgaattagatataGAAGAACacatttcaaaaaaagatcGAAAGTCTAAAACTAAAGCTAGTAATGCTATAGATGATGGTGATGAAATAGTTTACCAAAAACGTCTTAATCATTGGATTAAGAAGAGATCAGAAAATCGTAAGGTAGATAACAACTCGCGTCTTGAGGAGTATCAAAAACCACATCCTGATTTTAAAGGTGCTAAACTAAATGATACCTTTAAAATTCCAGGAGAAATTTTTTcctcattatttaattaccAAAAAACTTGTGTTCAGTGGTTACATGAGCTTTATCAGCAAAAATGCGGAGGCATTATAGGTGATGAAATGGGTTTAGGGAAAACCATACAAATTATTGCATTCTTAGCATCTTTACACCattcaaatcttttaaatggTCCAATCATTATTGTTTGCCCAGCTACTGTGATGAAACAATGGTGTGCAGAAATACATAAATGGTGGCCGCCATTTAGAACAATTATTTTACATTCAATTGGTGCTGGTATGctaataaacaaaaaaaagatgtctgaagaagaaatggagaatataataattaattcaaaCCCGAATGAATTTACCTATGAGGATTTTAGaaattcttctaaaattaaaacagaGACAGAAACTAAATCTGCAATTGATACATTAGTAGAGAAAGTTATAAATGATggtcatattattattactacgTACGTGGGCCTTAGAATACACGCAGAAAGTTTACTTAAGGTAAATTGGGATTATGCGATATTGGATGAGGGTCataaaataagaaatcCTGATTCTGAAATATCATTGACgtgtaaaaaaataaagacaTATAATAGAATAATTCTATCTGGAACaccaattcaaaataatttgaatgaaCTATGGTCATTATTCGATTTTATATATCCAGGGAAGTTGGGTACCTTACCAGTATTCCAGCAACAATTTGTAGGCCCAATAAATGTAGGTGGTTACGCAAATGCTACCAATATTCAAGTACAAACAGGATATAAGTGTGCAATTGCATTGAGAAACTTAATCTCTCCTTATCTATTAAGAAGGGTCAAAGCAGATGTTGCAAAGGATTTACctaagaaaaaagaaatggtATTATTCTGTAAATTAACTGAATATcaaaggaaaaaatatattgaattcCTCAATTCACGAGAATTAgaacaaattaaaagagGTAAAAGACAAGTTTTATTTggtattgatattttgagAAAGATCTGCAATCATCCTGATATATTGGATTgtaaagaagaagaaaaaagacAATCTATTCAATATGGTGACCCTAAAAGATCTGGCAAAATGCAAGTTGTACAAACAACTACTTCTTTTGtggaagaaaaaaattacaagacGTTATTGTTTACACAATCAAGACAAATGTTAGATATTcttgaagaatttatttcatataaagataaagatttacaaggtattaaatatttaagaatgGATGGTACGACTAGCATTTCAATTCGGCAAACATTGGTAGATAAATTCAACAATGATAACGATAGAGATGACAATATTGATCTATTTCTTCTAACTACTCGGGTTGGTGGATTGGGTGTAAATTTGATCGGGGCCAATAGAATCATTATATTTGATCCTGATTGGAATCCTTCTACTGATTTACAAGCTCGTGAAAGGGCGTGGAGAATTGGCCAAAAGAGAGAAGTTTCGATATATAGATTAATGATTAATGGTactattgaagaaaaaatttatcatcgACAAATTTTTAAGCAATTTTTAACTAATAAGATATTGttaaatgatataaaacaaaagagATTCTTCAAGATGCATGAACTTCATGATTTATTTACACTGGGTGGTGAGAACGGTTATGTTACTGAAGAAATGGAAGCAGAGGTTCGTAAGAATACTAATAAGATATTAACAGATAATGATGTAACgtcaaataatgataaaaaagaaagtgACGATTTTGCAGAAGTAGCAAAATTTGCTGGTGTATCAAAATTAGAGGGGTTTTATAATGGTAAAGAGCaggaagatgaaaaaaCGAATGAGGATGATCGATTAATTAAGGGATTAATAGGTGacaaaaatcaattaattagtgaagatcaaataatagattCGCACAATAAACCTATtagattaataaataaagaagcGGAGAAGAATGCGGAAGATGCAATGAATGCCCTAAAGAGGTCAAGAAAGATgagaaagaaatataaGATAGGGGTACCTACATGGACAGGTAAGTTTGGACAAGCAGGCAAAACCCTTaagaaaaggaaaactCTGGTCAATAAAAACgggaaaaataaaagtattgGCTCGATGGAAATTCTTGCTAATATTAGGGAAAGCCAAAATAGAAATGTAGATATAACCGTCGAGCCAGAAACAAACACCAATACAAGGGAAACTAAACTAATAGAAGATAATAAGGAAATAATAGTAGCgattgaaaattttctaaGGAACCAACCAAATCAATTTAGCACATCAAATgctattattcaaaatatcaaaGGTATTCGTTTTGATCAAAAGGAAGATGTAATTAGAATCCGTGCcttattgaaaaaagttgCGCGATTCGATAAGATTCGTAAAGGATGGGTTTTAGACAATGATCTTCATGAggaatttgaataa
- the RIP1 gene encoding ubiquinol--cytochrome-c reductase catalytic subunit RIP1 (similar to Saccharomyces cerevisiae RIP1 (YEL024W); ancestral locus Anc_1.461): MINKRCLSSTNKAQISTYKTPDFGDAVKKDKSTDKGRSYAYFMIGSLGMLSAAGGKSTVETFLGSMSASADVLAMAKVEVNLASIPEGKNAVVKWQGKPVFIRHRTAHEIEEANQVDITSLKDPQADADRVKNPSWLVMLGVCTHLGCVPIGEAGDFGGWFCPCHGSHYDISGRIRKGPAPLNLEIPTYEFQDDTLIVG; this comes from the coding sequence atgataaataaaagatgCTTATCTTCTACCAACAAAGCTCAAATATCTACTTACAAGACACCTGATTTTGGTGATGCAgttaaaaaagataaatctACTGACAAAGGTAGATCTTACGCATATTTCATGATTGGTTCCCTAGGTATGTTATCTGCAGCTGGTGGTAAGTCAACTGTGGAAACTTTCCTAGGCTCTATGTCTGCCAGTGCCGATGTCCTGGCTATGGCTAAAGTTGAAGTCAACTTAGCTTCCATTCCAGAAGGTAAGAATGCTGTGGTGAAATGGCAAGGTAAACCAGTTTTCATTAGACATAGAACTGCTCACGAGATAGAAGAAGCTAACCAAGTGGATATTACTTCATTGAAGGATCCTCAAGCTGATGCTGATAGAGTTAAAAACCCAAGCTGGTTAGTCATGTTAGGTGTCTGTACTCATTTAGGTTGTGTTCCAATCGGTGAAGCTGGTGATTTTGGTGGTTGGTTCTGTCCTTGCCATGGGTCACATTATGATATCTCCGGTAGAATCAGAAAGGGTCCAGCTCCTCTAAACTTGGAAATTCCAACGTATGAATTCCAAGATGATACATTGATTGTAGGTTAA